GGGAGGTCAACGACTCCATTCGCGTGCGTCTGGCCGGGATGTCCCTGCCGGACGGATACGGCGTGATCTTCGGCGGGGAGGAGGAGGCCATCCGGGAGAGCAACCAGCAGATGACGATCGTGGTGCTGCTGGCCGTCTTCCTGGTGTTCGTGGTGATGGCCGTGCAGTACGAGAGCTTCGTCAACCCGTTCGTGATCCTGCTGGCCATGCCGCTGTCGCTGATCGGCGTGTGCGTCCTGCTCTTCCTCACCGGGACGCCGCTCAGCGCACCGGTGCTGCTCGGGGTGATCCTCCTGGCCGGCATCGTGGTCAACAACGCCATCCTGCTGGTCGAATACATCGAACAGGGGCGGAAGGAACGGGGTCTGTCCCGTGAGGAGGCGGTCATCGAGGCCGGCGCCGTGCGCCTGCGTCCGATCCTCATGACCACGCTGACGACCCTGTTCGGGATGTTGCCGCTGGCGCTCGGCATCGGGCAGGGCTCGGAGTTGATGCAGCCGCTGGCCATCGCGGTCGTGGGCGGCCTGGGCATCTCGACCTTGCTCACCCTGTTCGTCGTGCCCAGCGCCTACCTGATCTTCAACACGTCGGCGGAGCGCGTCGGGGCTTTCATGACCGGTCGGTCGGCCGCCGCGGAGCGGGCCGCCGCCGAACGCGAAGTGGGCGCGCGCGCTCCGACGCCGGTCGGACCCTGAGCGGGCCGAAACACCGGGCTGGCGCGGCTACCAGCGCGCCAGCTCGACCACCAGCGCGTCGATGACGTCCCGAACGGCTCTGCCGTCCAGGCCGGAGGCATTGGTGAGGATGCTGAAGACCAGCTCCCGCCCGTTGTCCCGCACCAGGTAGCCCGACAGCGAGTTGGTGTGGGTCAGGCTCCCGGTCTTGGCGAACACCCGCCCGCCCAGGCTACCCAGGCGACCGGACAGCGTCGTGCCTGCCTCGCCCGGCTCGGCCAGGGCCCTCCGGAACCGCTCGCCCTCGGGTCGGATGCGGATCTGGGTGAGCACGTCCACGAGCGCCCGGGGCGTCGCGAGGTTGTACGCCGACAGGCCGGAGCCGTCCACGACGTCCACGTCGTAGGCCAGCACGTTGTAGGCTCGCCCCAGCTCCTCCGCGACGGCGTCGCCCGCCTGCTCCCAGCCCCCTGTTCCGGTCGAGCTCTGCGCGAGGGCGCGCGTGAGCTGGTCCATGATCCAGTTGTCGCTGGGACCCAGCGCCGCATCGAGGAGCTCCATGAGCGGCGGCGAGGTGAGCGTGGCCAGCCGGTGAGCGGCCGGGCACGAGGCGATCCGCCCCGCGGCGCAGCCGCCCGGCAGCTCCGCCTCGCGCTCCCACGCGAAGGCGAGGCCGCCATCGAACCGGATCCCGCGCTCCGTCAGCACCTGGTACAGCAGCTCGCCGGCCACCCGCACGGGGTCGCCCTGTGCGATCCGGAGCGTCCGTCGCCAGCGCGGAGGCACCCTTCCCGACAGG
This genomic stretch from Gemmatimonadota bacterium harbors:
- a CDS encoding efflux RND transporter permease subunit, which produces ERAGYLGLSVAAVGQTLRTALDGTVATRFTAGNQEYDLRVMFPRERFRSPEDIESIALFPGQTGGAPIYLRDVARVRTILGPTTIRRENQNRQLQLTGDVIAEVATVGEVNDSIRVRLAGMSLPDGYGVIFGGEEEAIRESNQQMTIVVLLAVFLVFVVMAVQYESFVNPFVILLAMPLSLIGVCVLLFLTGTPLSAPVLLGVILLAGIVVNNAILLVEYIEQGRKERGLSREEAVIEAGAVRLRPILMTTLTTLFGMLPLALGIGQGSELMQPLAIAVVGGLGISTLLTLFVVPSAYLIFNTSAERVGAFMTGRSAAAERAAAEREVGARAPTPVGP